The following coding sequences lie in one Apus apus isolate bApuApu2 chromosome 16, bApuApu2.pri.cur, whole genome shotgun sequence genomic window:
- the RPLP0 gene encoding 60S acidic ribosomal protein P0, which produces MPREDRATWKSNYFLKIIQLLDDYPKCFIVGADNVGSKQMQQIRMSLRGKAVVLMGKNTMMRKAIRGHLENNPALEKLLPHIRGNVGFVFTKEDLTEIRDMLLANKVPAAARAGAIAPCDVTVPAQNTGLGPEKTSFFQALGITTKISRGTIEILSDVQLIKTGDKVGASEATLLNMLNISPFSFGLVIQQVFDNGSIYNPEVLDITEETLHKRFLEGVRNVASVCLQIGYPTVASVPHSIINGYKRVLAVAVETDYTFPLAEKVKAFLADPSAFVAALPVVAEAAAPAAAAAAAPAKEAAKEESEESDEDMGFGLFD; this is translated from the exons ATGCCCAGGGAAGACAGGGCTACGTGGAAATCCAactattttctgaaaatcatc CAACTCCTGGATGATTACCCAAAATGTTTCATTGTGGGAGCAGACAATGTGGGGTCCAAGCAGATGCAGCAGATCCGCATGTCCCTGCGTGGGAAGGCTGTGGTGCTGATGGGCAAGAACACCATGATGCGCAAAGCTATCCGTGGTCACCTGGAGAATAACCCTGCCTTGGAAAA GCTGCTGCCTCACATCCGTGGGAATGTGGGCTTTGTCTTCACCAAGGAGGATCTGACTGAGATCCGGGACATGCTGCTGGCTAACAAG gtgccagcagctgctcGTGCTGGTGCTATTGCTCCTTGTGATGTGACCGTGCCGGCCCAAAACACTGGTCTTGGACCTGAGAAGACCTCATTTTTCCAGGCCTTGGGCATCACCACGAAGATTTCCAGAGGGACCATTGAAATTCTG AGCGATGTGCAGCTCATCAAGACTGGAGACAAAGTGGGTGCCAGCGAAGCCACCCTGCTGAACATGCTGAACATCTCCCCCTTCTCCTTCGGGCTGGTGATCCAGCAGGTCTTTGACAATGGCAGCATTTACAATCCTGAAGTGCTGGACATCACCGAGGAGACCTTGCACAAGCGCTTCCTGGAG GGTGTCCGAAACGTGGCCAGCGTGTGTCTGCAGATTGGGTACCCGACTGTGGCCTCCGTGCCCCACTCCATCATCAACGGGTACAAGCGGGTCCTGGCGGTGGCTGTGGAGACCGACTACACCTTCCCCCTGGCTGAAAAG GTGAAGGCCTTCCTGGCAGACCCCTCTGCTTTTGTGGCAGCCCTGCCCGTGGTGGCCgaggcagctgctcctgctgccgccgccgctgctgctccagccaagGAGGCGGCCAAGGAGGAGTCCGAGGAGTCCGACGAGGACATGGGCTTTGGTCTGTTTGACTAA